From a region of the Pukyongiella litopenaei genome:
- a CDS encoding metallophosphoesterase translates to MSRPIYAIGDVHGQLGALDRALELIARDGGDAAEVVILGDLVDRGPDSRGVIDRLTQGAAAGRNWHVLRGNHDRLFLNFLRLGETRDANIRSNLTWANRRLGGAETLRSYGVTGLTDDPDPVVVAAARAAVPAAHVDFLENRPLFVEAGELLFVHAGIYPNVRLDLQVEDDLIWIREPFLSHRTPHPWLVVHGHTALDAPQHFGNRVDLDGGAGYGRPLHPAVFEGRACWLLTDRGRVPLRP, encoded by the coding sequence ATGTCCCGACCGATCTATGCCATAGGCGATGTGCACGGCCAGCTCGGGGCGCTGGACCGGGCGCTGGAGCTGATCGCGCGGGATGGCGGTGACGCCGCCGAGGTGGTGATCCTGGGCGATCTCGTGGACCGGGGACCGGACAGCCGCGGCGTGATCGACCGTCTGACACAGGGCGCGGCGGCCGGGCGGAACTGGCATGTCCTGCGGGGCAATCATGACCGCCTGTTCCTGAACTTCCTGCGGCTGGGCGAAACCCGCGATGCCAATATCCGCTCGAATCTGACCTGGGCCAACCGGCGTCTTGGCGGGGCGGAAACGCTGCGGTCCTATGGCGTGACCGGACTGACCGACGACCCCGACCCGGTGGTGGTCGCGGCGGCGCGCGCGGCAGTGCCGGCAGCGCATGTGGATTTCCTCGAAAACCGGCCGCTCTTTGTCGAGGCGGGCGAATTGCTGTTCGTCCATGCCGGGATCTATCCCAATGTGCGGCTGGACCTGCAGGTCGAGGATGACCTGATCTGGATCCGCGAGCCGTTTCTCTCGCATCGCACGCCGCATCCCTGGCTGGTCGTGCATGGCCACACCGCGCTGGACGCGCCGCAGCATTTCGGCAACCGGGTCGATCTCGATGGCGGGGCGGGCTATGGCCGCCCGCTGCATCCGGCGGTGTTCGAGGGCCGCGCGTGCTGGCTGCTGACCGACCGGGGCCGGGTGCCGCTGCGGCCCTGA
- a CDS encoding aldehyde dehydrogenase family protein: MTNALWFDPALCLIGGQWTAPADGQTLPLVNPSDGSEICRIARGGADDVDAAVAAAQTARDGDWGRMTATERGRILTRIGQLVLDRVEILAALEAADVGKPLTQARADAVALARYMEFYGGAADKVMGETIPYLDGYTVYTLREPHGVTGHIVPWNYPMQIIGRSVGAALAMGNAAVLKPAEEACLTALAFAHLAVEAGLPAGALNVVPGLGAEAGAALSGHPGIQHVSFTGSVATGALVQAAAARNVVPVTLELGGKSPQLVFDDADLDAALPFLVNAGIQNAGQTCSASSRILVQRGIYDAVRDRMAAAYGELTVGPATDDLRVGPLISDRQKDIVQGFLDRGRDLTVAGRGVIADHAPDTGAYVRPTLFADVRPDHPLARDEIFGPVQVMIPFDDEAQALEIANGTEYGLVASIWTRDGARQMRLARALRSGQVFINNYGAGGGVELPFGGIGKSGHGREKGFEALYGFSQLKTVAALHG, encoded by the coding sequence CCGCGCTGTGCCTGATCGGAGGCCAGTGGACGGCGCCCGCCGACGGGCAGACCCTGCCACTGGTCAACCCGTCCGACGGATCCGAGATCTGCCGGATCGCCCGTGGCGGGGCCGACGATGTCGATGCCGCCGTGGCCGCCGCGCAGACGGCCCGCGACGGCGACTGGGGCCGGATGACCGCGACCGAACGCGGGCGCATCCTCACCCGGATCGGGCAGCTGGTGCTGGACCGGGTGGAGATTCTGGCCGCGCTGGAGGCGGCCGATGTGGGCAAGCCGCTGACCCAGGCCCGGGCCGACGCGGTGGCGCTGGCCCGCTACATGGAATTCTACGGCGGCGCGGCCGACAAGGTGATGGGCGAGACCATTCCCTATCTCGACGGCTACACTGTCTATACCCTGCGCGAACCGCATGGCGTCACCGGCCATATCGTGCCCTGGAACTACCCGATGCAGATCATCGGGCGCTCGGTCGGCGCGGCGCTGGCGATGGGCAACGCGGCGGTGCTGAAACCCGCCGAGGAAGCCTGCCTGACCGCGCTGGCCTTTGCCCATCTGGCGGTCGAGGCCGGGCTGCCCGCCGGGGCGCTGAACGTGGTGCCGGGGCTCGGCGCCGAGGCGGGCGCGGCGCTGTCGGGCCATCCCGGCATCCAGCATGTCAGCTTTACCGGATCGGTCGCCACCGGGGCGCTGGTGCAGGCGGCGGCGGCCCGCAACGTGGTGCCGGTGACGCTGGAACTGGGCGGCAAGTCGCCCCAGCTGGTATTCGACGATGCCGACCTCGATGCCGCCCTGCCCTTTCTCGTCAACGCGGGCATCCAGAACGCGGGCCAGACCTGTTCGGCCTCGTCCCGGATCCTGGTGCAGCGCGGGATCTATGACGCGGTGCGCGACCGCATGGCGGCGGCCTATGGCGAGCTGACGGTGGGGCCCGCCACGGATGACCTGCGCGTGGGGCCGCTGATCTCGGACCGGCAGAAGGACATCGTGCAGGGGTTCCTCGACCGGGGCAGAGATCTGACCGTGGCCGGGCGCGGCGTGATCGCCGATCACGCCCCCGACACCGGCGCCTATGTCCGCCCCACCCTCTTTGCCGATGTGCGCCCCGACCATCCGCTGGCGCGGGACGAGATTTTCGGCCCGGTGCAGGTGATGATCCCCTTCGACGACGAAGCGCAGGCGCTCGAGATCGCCAATGGCACCGAATACGGGCTGGTCGCCAGCATCTGGACCCGCGACGGCGCGCGGCAGATGCGGCTGGCCCGCGCGCTGCGGTCGGGCCAGGTGTTCATCAACAATTACGGCGCGGGCGGCGGGGTCGAGCTGCCCTTTGGCGGCATTGGCAAATCCGGCCATGGCCGCGAAAAGGGGTTCGAGGCGCTCTACGGCTTTTCGCAGCTCAAGACCGTGGCTGCGTTGCACGGATAG